One Haloplanus sp. HW8-1 DNA segment encodes these proteins:
- a CDS encoding PD-(D/E)XK nuclease family protein yields the protein MPFPRAKSSRQLYDEVKSYDRVITPDGPLASALNRQLDRSHLGPFAIPPRRLAVGRRQESEDRLAFLGMIANEDISWKRCAYAVGNILQCWEHQGSHEAIFEYDAYIDEATERAVERIGDLETASMKLTTDTIDSDLDVVVVEPEMLTKLERAYLPTEYDTVSLFADTEFELPPFRIHDSPTAIIETVVNAVTETNAENVGIVLDQESEYSPLIESALEAADIPFFGGPGFTDRSEHRLFLHFLRTAHRGTDTRISEIRSLLTAFDCDVADREADKRLHELDDEQLSWLIDFCHEIQEYTFSDALSVFEHRTDDVLDAFRTELDELGIADETVTEARLDELSFYLQTYEVPVDRDNEGVLLADAKSASYVGREVVFYLGLDDRWTHSAPRRPWVDQDAQFTRNLKSFQLLLQSGSQQHYLVQDATGGSPVTPCLYFEELLEQEYDRFSELPSTTHQLRSESHDGAVFNTEAVDVSSEPVETISKSSLNTYVNSPRDYYFSRIVDGPEKDYLTEGTLLHDFAEFYVTHPAVVDDAALTDVVDLMLDEVRPLIRSVDEQTRRTEYRLSLETIVSYLDDNPPTDGAFLTPSSSTENAIADYFGYDIESSVTERRFVDEDRGINGMIDLVQSQTELLDYKSGSENDANSIVQDAAIDELSNEPDFQALLYLTYWSSQTPAQQLSFTFFYVTELVDDAIAGDVDIDDVLTTVTYYPGSLTDHVRTEEFFEYLCEEGANDCQKTLSKIDYQTYAALFDAAPLVETTDSDELIESEFGRTMIERLEAEISDFVYVTTGSKQVMREIARKQKGAFFEPDLDAFESFVEERLTELNRRRTGDEPFPIEGLAGEPNYRRVDNRDLLLEGEQ from the coding sequence GTGCCATTTCCCCGCGCTAAATCATCCCGTCAACTCTACGACGAAGTCAAATCGTATGACCGAGTGATTACCCCAGACGGACCGCTCGCGAGTGCCCTCAACCGCCAGCTTGATCGGTCACACCTCGGTCCGTTTGCTATACCCCCACGTCGCCTTGCGGTCGGTCGCCGGCAAGAATCTGAGGACCGCCTCGCGTTTCTCGGCATGATCGCAAATGAAGATATTTCGTGGAAACGGTGCGCCTACGCAGTCGGGAATATCCTCCAGTGTTGGGAACACCAAGGATCCCACGAGGCTATCTTCGAGTACGACGCATACATCGACGAGGCTACCGAACGAGCTGTTGAGCGAATCGGTGACCTTGAGACGGCCTCGATGAAGCTCACAACCGACACTATCGATTCAGATCTCGATGTGGTCGTTGTCGAGCCGGAGATGCTTACAAAACTCGAACGAGCGTATCTGCCTACTGAGTACGATACGGTCAGTCTCTTTGCCGACACAGAGTTTGAGCTGCCCCCGTTTCGGATCCATGATTCACCGACAGCGATCATCGAAACGGTGGTGAATGCGGTCACCGAAACAAACGCCGAAAACGTCGGGATCGTCCTCGATCAGGAAAGTGAGTACTCGCCGCTTATTGAGTCCGCACTCGAGGCAGCCGACATCCCGTTTTTCGGCGGACCGGGCTTTACTGATCGCAGCGAACACCGCTTGTTTCTTCATTTCCTCCGGACTGCCCACCGTGGAACTGACACTCGGATCAGCGAGATTCGGTCGCTGCTGACAGCTTTTGACTGTGATGTGGCCGACCGTGAGGCAGACAAGCGGCTCCACGAACTCGATGATGAACAATTGTCGTGGCTGATCGACTTCTGTCACGAGATCCAGGAGTACACGTTTTCGGACGCGCTCTCGGTGTTCGAACACCGCACCGACGACGTGCTTGATGCCTTTCGAACGGAGCTTGATGAGCTTGGTATCGCCGACGAGACTGTCACGGAAGCGCGCCTCGACGAACTGTCGTTCTATCTACAGACGTATGAGGTCCCTGTTGACCGGGATAACGAAGGCGTCCTGCTCGCCGACGCAAAGTCAGCATCATACGTCGGTCGTGAGGTTGTCTTCTATCTTGGCCTCGATGACCGGTGGACGCATTCGGCACCGCGTCGTCCGTGGGTTGATCAGGATGCTCAGTTCACGCGGAATCTCAAGAGCTTCCAGTTGCTGTTACAGAGTGGGAGTCAACAACACTATCTCGTTCAGGATGCGACCGGCGGATCACCCGTCACCCCATGTCTGTACTTCGAAGAGCTCCTCGAGCAAGAGTATGATCGCTTCTCAGAGCTGCCGTCTACCACCCATCAACTCCGATCTGAATCACACGATGGGGCTGTATTCAACACAGAGGCAGTTGACGTGTCTTCTGAACCAGTAGAGACGATTAGTAAGTCGAGTCTCAACACCTACGTGAACTCACCCCGAGACTACTACTTCAGCCGGATCGTCGACGGCCCAGAGAAAGACTATCTCACTGAGGGTACCCTACTCCATGACTTTGCGGAGTTCTACGTTACCCATCCAGCGGTCGTCGACGACGCGGCGCTGACAGACGTCGTTGATCTCATGCTTGATGAAGTCCGTCCCCTGATCCGCTCTGTTGATGAACAGACTCGCCGGACGGAGTACCGTCTAAGCCTCGAAACAATCGTCTCGTACCTTGATGACAACCCTCCGACAGACGGAGCGTTCCTTACGCCCTCCAGCAGTACTGAGAACGCTATTGCCGACTACTTCGGGTATGATATCGAGTCGTCGGTAACTGAACGCCGGTTTGTTGATGAGGATCGTGGTATCAACGGAATGATCGACCTTGTCCAGTCGCAAACCGAGCTGCTGGATTACAAAAGCGGGAGCGAGAACGACGCCAATTCGATCGTCCAAGACGCCGCGATCGACGAACTCTCCAACGAACCTGACTTTCAGGCGTTGCTATATCTCACTTACTGGAGCTCACAAACGCCCGCTCAACAGCTTTCGTTCACGTTCTTCTACGTTACTGAACTCGTCGACGACGCCATCGCCGGTGACGTCGATATCGACGACGTGCTGACGACGGTGACGTATTACCCCGGATCTCTCACAGATCACGTCCGAACAGAGGAGTTCTTCGAGTACCTTTGTGAGGAGGGGGCTAACGACTGCCAGAAGACCCTCTCGAAGATCGATTATCAGACGTACGCTGCTCTCTTCGATGCCGCACCACTCGTCGAGACAACTGACAGCGACGAACTCATCGAGTCAGAGTTTGGCCGGACGATGATCGAACGACTTGAGGCGGAGATTAGTGACTTCGTCTATGTAACGACGGGAAGCAAACAGGTCATGCGGGAAATCGCCCGGAAACAGAAGGGTGCGTTTTTTGAACCTGACCTAGATGCGTTTGAGTCGTTTGTTGAAGAGCGGCTAACAGAGCTCAACCGACGTCGCACCGGCGACGAACCGTTTCCCATCGAGGGACTTGCCGGCGAGCCGAATTACCGGCGGGTAGACAATCGGGATTTGCTCTTGGAGGGTGAACAATGA